Proteins encoded together in one Colius striatus isolate bColStr4 chromosome 3, bColStr4.1.hap1, whole genome shotgun sequence window:
- the QDPR gene encoding dihydropteridine reductase isoform X2 yields the protein MGSPEWVASIDLAENEDASASVVVRTTDSFPEQAEQVTTEVGKLLGEEKVDAIFCVAGGWAGGSAKAKSLYKNCDLMWKQSIWTSTISSHLATKHLKEGGLLTLTGAQAALSGTPGMIGYGMAKGAVHQLCQSLAGASSGLPSGSAAVAILPVTLDTPANRKSMPDADFSSWTPLEFIAETFYDWVTGKNRPNTGSLIQVITTGGKTELVAAAHL from the exons ATGGGATCGCCTGAG TGGGTGGCCAGCATCGACCTGGCGGAGAACGAAGATGCCAGTGCCAGCGTGGTGGTGCGGACGACCGACTCTTTCCCCGAGCAAGCCGAGCAG GTGACAACAGAGGTTGGAAAACTTCTTGGTGAAGAAAAGGTGGATGCAATCTTCTGTGTAGCAGGAGGATGGGCTGGAGGCAGCGCCAAAGCTAAAT CTTTATACAAAAACTGCGATCTGATGTGGAAGCAGAGCATTTGGACATCGACTATTTCCAGCCACCTAGCCACAAAGCATCTGAAAGAAGGTGGTCTCTTGACTTTGACAGGAGCTCAAGCTGCTTTATCTGGAACCCCAG GAATGATTGGCTATGGCATGGCCAAAGGAGCAGTGCATCAGCTTTGTCAGAGTTTAGCTGGTGCCAGCAGTGGCTTGCCATCtggttctgctgctgttgccattTTACC GGTTACCTTAGATACACCAGCAAACAGGAAATCAATGCCTGATGCAGACTTCAGCTCCTGGACACCCTTAGAGTTCATTGCTGA AACCTTTTACGACTGGGTAACAGGAAAGAATCGACCAAACACAGGGAGTCTGATCCAGGTGATAACTACAGGAGGGAAGACTGAGCTAGTTGCAGCTGCACACCTTTGA
- the QDPR gene encoding dihydropteridine reductase isoform X1 has translation MAAAGRVLVYGGRGALGSQCVRYFKARNWWVASIDLAENEDASASVVVRTTDSFPEQAEQVTTEVGKLLGEEKVDAIFCVAGGWAGGSAKAKSLYKNCDLMWKQSIWTSTISSHLATKHLKEGGLLTLTGAQAALSGTPGMIGYGMAKGAVHQLCQSLAGASSGLPSGSAAVAILPVTLDTPANRKSMPDADFSSWTPLEFIAETFYDWVTGKNRPNTGSLIQVITTGGKTELVAAAHL, from the exons ATGGCCGCGGCGGGCAGGGTGCTGGTGTACGGGGGCAGAGGGGCGCTGGGGTCCCAGTGTGTGCGGTACTTCAAGGCCAGAAACTGG TGGGTGGCCAGCATCGACCTGGCGGAGAACGAAGATGCCAGTGCCAGCGTGGTGGTGCGGACGACCGACTCTTTCCCCGAGCAAGCCGAGCAG GTGACAACAGAGGTTGGAAAACTTCTTGGTGAAGAAAAGGTGGATGCAATCTTCTGTGTAGCAGGAGGATGGGCTGGAGGCAGCGCCAAAGCTAAAT CTTTATACAAAAACTGCGATCTGATGTGGAAGCAGAGCATTTGGACATCGACTATTTCCAGCCACCTAGCCACAAAGCATCTGAAAGAAGGTGGTCTCTTGACTTTGACAGGAGCTCAAGCTGCTTTATCTGGAACCCCAG GAATGATTGGCTATGGCATGGCCAAAGGAGCAGTGCATCAGCTTTGTCAGAGTTTAGCTGGTGCCAGCAGTGGCTTGCCATCtggttctgctgctgttgccattTTACC GGTTACCTTAGATACACCAGCAAACAGGAAATCAATGCCTGATGCAGACTTCAGCTCCTGGACACCCTTAGAGTTCATTGCTGA AACCTTTTACGACTGGGTAACAGGAAAGAATCGACCAAACACAGGGAGTCTGATCCAGGTGATAACTACAGGAGGGAAGACTGAGCTAGTTGCAGCTGCACACCTTTGA